The segment CACCTGCTCGGCGCGCGCGACGTCGTCGATCCCGAAGTACACCGAGCCGCCGGCGGCCGTGAGCTCGTCGATCGTGCCCGCGGCCACCAGCCGGCCCCGGTCCATCACGACGACGTGGCTGCAGACCTGCTCGACCTCGGCCAGCAGGTGCGACGAGAGCAGGACGGTGACGTCGTGCGCGGCGAGGCGCCGCAGCAGGTCGCGGACCTCGCGCATCTCGCCCGGGTCGAGGCCGTTCGTGGGCTCGTCGAGGACGAGCACCTCGGGCCGGCCGAGCAGGGCCCGGGCGATGCCGAGCCGCTGGCGCATGCCCTGCGAGTAGGTCTTCACCTTCCGGTTCACGGCGCTGCCGAGGCCCGCCACCGCCAGCGCCTCCTCGACGTTGGCGGTCGCGAAGTCGCCGCCGGCCTCCTGCCAGTGCACCTGGAGGTTGCGGAGCCCGGTCAGGAAGGGCACGAAGTCGGAGTGCTCGATCATCGTGCCGACGCGCGCCAAGACCGGGTTGCTCGGCGTCATCGTCACCCCGAGCATCCGGGCCGCCCCGGCGGTCGGGCGCAGCAGCCCCACGAGGACCCGCAGCGTGGTCGTCTTGCCGGCGCCGTTCGGACCCAGCAGCCCGCACACCTGCCCGCGGTCGACGCGGAAGCTCACGTCGTCGACGGCGCGCACCGAACCGAACTCCTTCGTGAGGCCGGCGATCTCGATCGCGGGCGCGCCACTCGCCATTCCGGGCGAGGCTACCCGCCGCATCTGCCGGCGAGGCACCGGCGCAGTTAAGAATCCGATAAAGAGCCGCGCGCGTCACCGCCCGAGCCACCGGGCGTCAACGCCGGAGGGGACCCGGCCCGGCCGTTCCTAGACTCGCCGCGTGATCGGCGTCATCGACTATCGGGCCGGGAACGCGCCGAGCGTCTCGTACGCGCTCACGCACCTCGGGCTCGACCACCGGCTGGTCGCCACCCCCGAGGCGCTCCGCTCCGCCGATCGGCTCGTGCTCCCCGGGGTCGGGGCGGCGCGGGCCACCCTCGACTCCCTGTACGGCGCCGACCTCGTCGACGGGCTCCACGAGCGGGTCCTCGGCGACGGCGTGCCGTTCCTCGGCATCTGCATCGGGCTGCAGGTGCTGTTCGAGCACTCGGAGGAGGGCGACGTCGAGGGGCTCGGCTGGATCCCCGGCGTGGTGCGACGGTTCCCCGACTCGGTCCGGGTGCCGCAGATCGGGTGGAACGCGGTGCGACCGACCCGGGCCCACCCGGTGACCGACGGGCTCGGGAACTCCGCCCACTGCTACTTCGTGAACTCGTACTACTGCGAACCCGCCGACCCCGGCGACCTGCTCGCCGTCACCGAGTACGGCTCGCCGTTCTGCTCCGTCGCCGCCCGCGGCAACGTCCTCGCCACCCAGTTCCACGCCGAGAAGAGCGGCCCGCTGGGGCTCGGGCTGCTCGAGCGCTTCGCCGACTGGGAGCCGCGATGCTGACGAAGCGGCTCATCGCCTGCTTCGACGTGATCGCGGGCCGGGTCACGAAGGCGCAGCAGTTCCAGGACAACATCGACGTGGCGCCGGCCGAGGCGCTGGCGGCGCGCCTGTACCGCGACCAGATCGACGAGATCGTCTTCTACGACATCACCGCCAGCGCCGAGCGCCGCCGGCTCGACCTCGACACCGTGCGGCGCGTCGCCCGGCACGTCTTCGTGCCGTTCACGGTCGGCGGCGGCGTCCGGTCCGTCGACGACATGTTCGAGGTGCTGAAGGCCGGGGCGGAGAAGATCAGCGTCGACTCGATGGCGGTGCGCGACCCGTCGATCATCCAGGCCGGCGCCGAGGCGTTCGGGCGCCAGTGCATCGTGCTCAGCACGCAGGTGAAGCGGGTCGGACGACGGCACGGGATCCCCAGCGGCTACGAGGTGTTCATCGACGGGGCCCGCGAGGCGACGGGGCTCGACGCGGTGGAGTGGGTCCGTCGAGGCGAGGAGCTCGGCGCCGGCGAGGTCGTCGTGAACAGCATCGACCGTGACGGCACCGCCACCGGCTACGACCTCGAGATCACCCGCGCCGTCGCCGACGCCGTGAACGTGCC is part of the Acidimicrobiia bacterium genome and harbors:
- a CDS encoding HisA/HisF-related TIM barrel protein, encoding MLTKRLIACFDVIAGRVTKAQQFQDNIDVAPAEALAARLYRDQIDEIVFYDITASAERRRLDLDTVRRVARHVFVPFTVGGGVRSVDDMFEVLKAGAEKISVDSMAVRDPSIIQAGAEAFGRQCIVLSTQVKRVGRRHGIPSGYEVFIDGAREATGLDAVEWVRRGEELGAGEVVVNSIDRDGTATGYDLEITRAVADAVNVPVIASGGAGTVDHIAAGLTDGGAQAAIISSILYSPRLENVGVAALKTGLAARGVPTRPYLEPTDG
- the hisH gene encoding imidazole glycerol phosphate synthase subunit HisH, with product MIGVIDYRAGNAPSVSYALTHLGLDHRLVATPEALRSADRLVLPGVGAARATLDSLYGADLVDGLHERVLGDGVPFLGICIGLQVLFEHSEEGDVEGLGWIPGVVRRFPDSVRVPQIGWNAVRPTRAHPVTDGLGNSAHCYFVNSYYCEPADPGDLLAVTEYGSPFCSVAARGNVLATQFHAEKSGPLGLGLLERFADWEPRC
- a CDS encoding ABC transporter ATP-binding protein → MASGAPAIEIAGLTKEFGSVRAVDDVSFRVDRGQVCGLLGPNGAGKTTTLRVLVGLLRPTAGAARMLGVTMTPSNPVLARVGTMIEHSDFVPFLTGLRNLQVHWQEAGGDFATANVEEALAVAGLGSAVNRKVKTYSQGMRQRLGIARALLGRPEVLVLDEPTNGLDPGEMREVRDLLRRLAAHDVTVLLSSHLLAEVEQVCSHVVVMDRGRLVAAGTIDELTAAGGSVYFGIDDVARAEQVLAAHPGVRSVTAQPPGLRVDVDGVRRSDLVAALVEAGVGVDTVESSHRLEDAFLGLVAGEEG